The following proteins are co-located in the Polymorphospora rubra genome:
- the uppS gene encoding polyprenyl diphosphate synthase — MKIRDMLYKLYTRRLQAQLGDHPMPRHVAMVMDGNLRWARRMGYDNPTVGHRYGAEHVEEVLGWCADAGIGHVTIFVASTDNLRDRESDEVQFLLEMIEQVVAERLVRRTSRWQVHLAGRLDGLPDSTRHALKLAEEATRDRNTDFHLTVAVGYDGRDEVVDAIRSLLDKEAEAGTGIEDLAERLTADDIAAHLYTSGQPDPDLIIRTSGEQRMSGFLLWQAAYSELYFCDVYWPDFRRVDFLRALRSYAARNRRYGA; from the coding sequence GTGAAAATCCGGGACATGCTCTACAAGCTGTACACCCGCCGCCTCCAGGCCCAGCTGGGCGACCACCCGATGCCGCGCCACGTGGCCATGGTGATGGACGGCAACCTGCGGTGGGCCCGGCGAATGGGCTACGACAACCCGACGGTCGGTCACCGCTACGGCGCGGAGCACGTCGAGGAGGTCCTGGGTTGGTGCGCCGACGCCGGAATCGGACATGTGACGATCTTCGTCGCGTCGACCGACAACCTGCGCGACCGGGAGTCGGACGAGGTCCAGTTCCTCCTGGAGATGATCGAACAGGTCGTGGCGGAGCGGCTGGTGCGCCGTACGAGCCGGTGGCAGGTGCACCTCGCCGGCCGGCTCGACGGACTGCCCGATTCGACCCGCCACGCGCTGAAGTTGGCCGAGGAGGCGACCCGTGACCGGAACACCGACTTCCACCTCACCGTCGCGGTCGGTTACGACGGCCGGGACGAGGTCGTCGACGCGATCCGGTCCCTGCTGGACAAGGAGGCCGAGGCCGGCACCGGCATCGAGGACCTGGCGGAGCGGCTGACCGCCGACGACATCGCGGCCCACCTCTACACCAGCGGCCAGCCCGATCCCGATCTCATCATCCGCACCAGCGGCGAGCAGCGGATGTCCGGCTTCCTGCTCTGGCAGGCGGCGTACTCGGAACTGTATTTCTGCGACGTCTACTGGCCCGACTTCCGGAGGGTCGATTTCCTCCGGGCACTGCGCTCGTACGCGGCCCGCAACCGCCGCTACGGCGCATAG
- a CDS encoding discoidin domain-containing protein, whose amino-acid sequence MNPPIDVPDGSGGSRAGLLRRAALPLVVALCLALVAGPAHAGVSSKPGKPTGTAAVPSVDAMIEARLQALILPLLTAAENTMLQVLIRDIAGRQFDGDTNALLSSVISEAEESYIVHPQDQNWLHLKNGVAQFQNISGFAYPPQIYIPNLDEWVPPASTPTVAVAPADQTATSTAGYQLQNGQVVTLPTPLTEQYAETNEVWVLSVNEVVDTGGGTTIASWTPPAEDAPDEVAGPAAGVGTAGAGAGTQAACNPTGLRNNRGQEYLHRFKVPSPSSLGGLFEGKLEMKLIVVAQGGAHVKTIYFGKIKKKHITGWQYPDHFLTTWDYAAYGPVWGYQWVEVDGGPNVSVTLNIKVIGSVTLAFQSRDDPAGDAPVWNNESTYLQYSTGLVDFGVCSVGGDGGTGHDNLARSGTVSASSTYWDYSVNRINDGSTNTTLGGLHSWANAGGTYPPLTPEWVQVDFGVNKAVSRVVVYTSLGYPIRDFDIQVWNGITFITVAQVTGNTQLVRTVTFGQRTTRLVRLLGKHGPTHQPGYVRVNEFEAYPV is encoded by the coding sequence GTGAACCCGCCCATCGACGTACCCGACGGGAGCGGTGGCTCCCGCGCCGGCCTGCTGCGCCGCGCGGCACTCCCGCTCGTCGTGGCACTCTGCCTCGCACTGGTCGCCGGCCCGGCACACGCCGGAGTGTCGAGCAAGCCCGGCAAACCGACTGGAACGGCCGCGGTCCCGTCGGTCGACGCCATGATCGAGGCCCGGTTGCAGGCCCTCATTCTCCCGCTGCTGACCGCCGCGGAAAACACGATGCTGCAGGTGTTGATCCGTGACATTGCCGGCCGACAGTTCGACGGGGATACGAACGCCCTGCTCTCGAGCGTGATCAGCGAGGCCGAGGAATCGTATATCGTGCACCCGCAGGACCAGAACTGGCTGCACCTGAAGAATGGTGTCGCACAGTTCCAGAACATCTCGGGCTTCGCCTACCCGCCGCAGATCTACATTCCGAATCTGGACGAGTGGGTACCGCCGGCGAGTACGCCGACGGTGGCGGTGGCGCCGGCCGACCAGACCGCGACTTCCACTGCGGGCTACCAACTGCAGAACGGGCAGGTGGTCACCCTGCCGACGCCGCTGACCGAGCAGTACGCGGAGACGAACGAGGTCTGGGTGCTGTCGGTCAACGAGGTGGTGGACACCGGTGGCGGCACGACGATCGCATCGTGGACGCCGCCGGCCGAGGATGCTCCGGACGAGGTCGCCGGGCCGGCGGCCGGGGTCGGCACGGCCGGCGCCGGCGCGGGAACCCAGGCCGCCTGCAACCCGACCGGCCTGCGCAACAACCGCGGCCAGGAGTACCTGCACCGGTTCAAGGTGCCGAGCCCGAGCTCGCTGGGTGGCCTCTTCGAGGGCAAGCTGGAGATGAAGCTGATCGTCGTCGCGCAGGGCGGCGCGCACGTCAAGACCATCTACTTCGGAAAGATCAAGAAGAAGCACATCACGGGCTGGCAGTACCCCGACCACTTCCTGACGACCTGGGACTACGCCGCGTACGGGCCGGTCTGGGGCTATCAGTGGGTCGAGGTCGACGGTGGCCCGAACGTCAGCGTCACCCTGAACATCAAGGTCATCGGCTCGGTGACGCTGGCCTTCCAGTCCCGCGACGATCCGGCCGGCGACGCGCCGGTCTGGAACAACGAGTCGACCTACCTGCAGTACAGCACCGGCCTGGTCGACTTCGGCGTGTGCAGCGTGGGCGGCGACGGCGGTACCGGCCACGACAACCTGGCCCGCAGCGGCACCGTGTCGGCGTCGAGCACCTACTGGGACTACTCGGTGAACCGGATCAACGACGGCTCGACGAACACCACGCTCGGCGGCCTCCACAGCTGGGCGAACGCCGGGGGCACCTATCCCCCGCTGACACCGGAGTGGGTGCAGGTCGACTTCGGCGTGAACAAGGCGGTGAGCCGGGTCGTGGTCTACACCAGCCTGGGTTATCCGATCAGGGACTTCGACATCCAGGTCTGGAACGGCATCACGTTCATCACGGTGGCACAGGTGACCGGCAACACCCAACTGGTCCGGACGGTCACGTTCGGTCAACGCACCACACGCCTGGTCCGCCTGCTCGGTAAGCACGGCCCGACCCACCAGCCGGGCTACGTACGGGTCAACGAGTTCGAGGCCTACCCGGTGTAG
- a CDS encoding helix-turn-helix domain-containing protein: MAVNPYLLSTTEHGADVTDLSDLARLLRQLRRRQARQRGASELTYRELAARTGWSIGTIAGYFGGRTLPPTNRLDVLAALLEATPAELGVLATARDHVQEGRRPVTSAAGPGRWPVPRQLPGENFHFVGRETELATLDALLDRAGPPAIAVLLTGTAGAGKTALAVKWAHRNASRFPHGQLHVNLGGFDPDGPPVAAARVVRDVAAAFGVPGDRIPAGPDAQIGLYRSVLAGRRVLMILDNARDADQVRPLLPGSPGCLTIVTSRNQLTSLVAVDGAHHLVVDLPAADEARQLLAHRLGPARARAEPTVVDELVSQCARLPLAMVIAAARANARPNFPIAVLAEELRLAHGSLDLFSGDDAPADLRVAFACSYRQLTPSAATLFRHVGNHPAPDVDVDTAADLAEAAPAHVRPVLAELTRAHLLTEHRPGRYACHDLLRAFAREQANR, encoded by the coding sequence ATGGCGGTAAACCCGTACCTGCTCTCGACCACGGAACACGGTGCGGACGTCACCGACCTGTCCGACCTGGCACGACTACTCCGCCAACTCCGCCGGCGACAGGCCCGTCAGCGCGGCGCCTCCGAACTCACCTACCGCGAACTCGCCGCCCGGACCGGCTGGTCCATCGGCACCATCGCCGGATACTTCGGCGGGCGCACCCTGCCCCCGACCAACCGGCTCGACGTACTCGCCGCCCTGCTCGAAGCCACCCCGGCCGAACTGGGTGTGCTCGCCACCGCCCGCGACCACGTACAGGAGGGCCGGCGGCCCGTCACGTCGGCAGCGGGCCCCGGCCGATGGCCGGTGCCCCGTCAGCTTCCCGGTGAGAACTTCCACTTCGTCGGCCGCGAAACCGAACTCGCCACCCTGGACGCCCTGCTCGACCGGGCCGGCCCGCCCGCCATCGCGGTGTTGCTGACCGGCACCGCCGGAGCCGGCAAGACCGCCCTCGCCGTCAAGTGGGCCCACCGGAACGCCAGCCGGTTCCCACATGGACAGTTGCACGTCAACCTCGGCGGATTCGACCCCGACGGACCACCGGTCGCCGCCGCCCGCGTCGTCCGCGACGTCGCCGCCGCGTTCGGCGTACCCGGCGACCGGATCCCCGCCGGCCCCGACGCGCAGATCGGCCTCTACCGCAGCGTGCTCGCCGGCCGGCGGGTACTCATGATCCTCGACAACGCCCGCGACGCCGACCAGGTCCGACCCCTGCTGCCCGGCTCGCCCGGCTGCCTCACCATCGTCACCAGTCGCAACCAGCTGACCAGCCTCGTCGCCGTCGACGGCGCTCACCACCTCGTCGTCGACCTGCCCGCCGCCGACGAAGCCCGGCAACTGCTCGCCCACCGGCTCGGCCCGGCCAGGGCCCGCGCCGAACCCACGGTCGTCGACGAACTCGTCAGCCAATGCGCACGCCTACCGCTGGCCATGGTGATCGCCGCCGCCCGGGCCAATGCCCGCCCCAACTTCCCGATCGCCGTACTCGCCGAGGAACTGCGGCTCGCCCACGGCAGTCTCGACCTCTTCAGCGGCGACGACGCCCCGGCCGACCTACGGGTGGCGTTCGCCTGCTCCTACCGGCAGTTGACGCCATCGGCCGCGACCCTGTTCCGGCACGTCGGGAACCACCCCGCCCCGGACGTCGACGTGGACACCGCCGCCGACCTCGCCGAGGCGGCACCGGCCCACGTACGGCCGGTCCTCGCCGAACTCACCCGCGCACACCTGCTCACCGAACACCGGCCGGGCCGCTACGCCTGCCACGACCTGCTGCGCGCCTTCGCCCGGGAACAGGCGAACCGGTAA